In Opisthocomus hoazin isolate bOpiHoa1 chromosome 14, bOpiHoa1.hap1, whole genome shotgun sequence, the following proteins share a genomic window:
- the FRMD7 gene encoding FERM domain-containing protein 7 isoform X2: MLHLKVQFLDDSQKIFVVDQKSCGKGLFNLTCSHLSLAEKEYFGLEFRSQAGNHVWLEPLKPITKQVKNPKEVLFKFMVKFFPVDPGHLREELTRYLFTLQIKKDLAAGRLPCSDKSAALLVSHLLQSELGDFHEETDQQHLATHRYLPNQEYLDNKIMHYHRRHGGKTPAESDAQLLDVARKLEMYGIHPHPASDGEGMQINLAVTHMGVLVLRGNTKINTFNWSKIRKLSFKRKHFLIKLHAHVSALCKDTLEFTMASRDACKAFWKTCVEYHAFFRLSEEPKSKPKALLCSKGSSFRYSGRTQRQLLEHGRKAKMKSLPFERKHYASRYDERQCRSSPDLLTDVSKQVEELRLAYGSRSSYHANGVHASEPMLDSCRRSSTMEVTFAAELERSKPEASPAFLPHSKSSSAFPLVYAELELERAWEPADLFGARNPLTSFRPHHQFAGNSKSTSVGNMREVSSRPLVYTDVPCPAPMAAPAPQVLFYLDRPPQPPCQAPAPVEDAAEPVGGCGPMTAKPPRQSPSGTQAGEFHRQAACVAVDTSTAPAEESRSLAHSFNYGLQEQPPKRSWSQSDMKTIRFPYGSEFRPLGPCPALSSRKAGVFWHVPAQQALAPGLRRSAERYVGSSTESSDSDSDLLATDYCSMYGRALRSPMARVRVSSGSLQLDEEDEEVAFATRAAEERTSRGASRYFT; this comes from the exons ATGCTGCACCTCAAAGTCCAGTTTCTGGATGACTCCCAGAAGATCTTTGTAGTTGAT CAAAAATCCTGCGGGAAAGGGCTGTTCAACCTCACCTGCAGCCACCTCAGCCTTGCGGAGAAGGAGTACTTCGGGCTGGAGTTTCGCAGCCAGGCTGGGAACCAC GTCTGGTTGGAACCACTAAAACCCATAACAAAGCAAGTCAAAA ATCCTAAGGAGGTTCTTTTCAAATTTATGGTGAAATTTTTCCCAGTGGACCCCGGCCATCTGAGAGAAGAGCTGACCAG GTACCTCTTCACCCTCCAGATCAAGAAGGACCTGGCAGCGGGGCGGCTGCCCTGCAGCGACAAGAGCGCGGCGCTGCTCGTCTCCCACCTGCTGCAGT CCGAGCTGGGCGACTTCCATGAGGAGACAGACCAGCAGCACCTGGCCACCCACAGGTACCTGCCCAACCAGGAGTACCTGGACAACAAGATCATGCACTACCACCGGAGACACGG GGGGAAGACGCCGGCCGAGTCAGATGCCCAGCTGCTGGACGTGGCCAGGAAACTGGAGATGTACGGGATTCACCCGCACCCCGCCAGTGATGGCGAGGGGATGCAGATCAACCTGGCCGTGACGCACATGGGGGTGCTGGTCCTGCGG GGCAACACAAAGATCAACACGTTCAACTGGTCCAAAATTCGCAAACTGAGTTTCAAGAGGAAGCATTTTCTCATCAAGCTCCATGCCCACGTCTCT GCGCTGTGCAAGGACACGCTGGAGTTCACTATGGCGAGCCGGGACGCCTGCAAGGCTTTCTGGAAGACGTGCGTGGAGTACCATGCCTTCTTCAGGCTGTCTGAAGAGCCCAAGTCAAAGCCCAAAGCCCTTCTGTGCAGTAAGGGCTCCAGTTTCCGATACAG TGGGAGGAcgcagaggcagctgctggagcatgGGAGGAAGGCGAAGATGAAGAGCCTGCCCTTCGAGAG GAAACACTACGCGTCCCGTTACGACGAGAGGCAGTGCCGCTCCTCCCCAGACCTCCTGACGGACGTCTCCAAGCAG GTGGAGGAGCTGCGCCTCGCCTACGGCAGCCGGAGCTCCTACCATGCCAACGGGGTGCACGCCTCTGAGCCCATGCTGGACAGCTGCCGCCGGAGCTCCACCATGGAGGTGACGTTTGCCGCTGAGCTGGAGCGCTCCAAGCCCGAAGCATCCCCTGCCTTCCTGCCCCACTCCAAAAGCTCGTCCGCCTTCCCCTTGGTCTATGccgagctggagctggagcgggCATGGGAGCCTGCCGACCTCTTTGGTGCCAGGAACCCCTTGACATCCTTTCGGCCCCACCACCAGTTTGCTGGGAACAGTAAAAGCACCTCAGTGGGCAACATGCGGGAGGTGAGCTCCCGGCCGCTGGTGTACACAGATGTGCCATGCCCCGCACCCATGGCCGCCCCGGCCCCACAGGTCCTCTTCTACCTGGAcaggcccccgcagcccccgtgcCAAGCACCAGCACCCGTCGAGGATGCAGCAGAACCAGTCGGTGGATGTGGCCCCATGACAGCAAAACCCCCCAGGCAGAGCCCGAGTGGGACGCAGGCTGGGGAGTTTCATCGTCAGGCTGCGTGCGTGGCAGTGGACACGAGCACGGCCCCGGCAGAGGAGAGCAGGTCGCTGGCTCACTCCTTCAACTACGGCCTTCAGGAGCAGCCTCCCAAGCGGTCTTGGAGCCAGTCGGACATGAAAACCATCCGCTTCCCCTATGGCTCCGAGTTCAGGCCCCTGGGACCGTGCCCTGCACTGAGCAGCCGGAAAGCAGGCGTCTTCTGGCACGTGCCAGCCCAGCAAGCGCtggcgccggggctgcggcgcTCGGCCGAGCGCTACGTGGGCAGCAGCACTGAGTCCAGCGACTCCGACTCTGACCTCCTGGCCACCGACTACTGCTCCATGTACGGCCGGGCGCTGCGGTCGCCCATGGCCAGGGTGCGGGTGTCCTCCGGCAGCCTCCAGCtggatgaggaggatgaggaggtggCCTTCGCCACCAGGGCTGCTGAAGAGAGGACTTCCAGGGGGGCCTCCAGGTATTTCACCTAG
- the FRMD7 gene encoding FERM domain-containing protein 7 isoform X1, with protein sequence MLHLKVQFLDDSQKIFVVDQKSCGKGLFNLTCSHLSLAEKEYFGLEFRSQAGNHVWLEPLKPITKQVKMDPGHLREELTRYLFTLQIKKDLAAGRLPCSDKSAALLVSHLLQSELGDFHEETDQQHLATHRYLPNQEYLDNKIMHYHRRHGGKTPAESDAQLLDVARKLEMYGIHPHPASDGEGMQINLAVTHMGVLVLRGNTKINTFNWSKIRKLSFKRKHFLIKLHAHVSALCKDTLEFTMASRDACKAFWKTCVEYHAFFRLSEEPKSKPKALLCSKGSSFRYSGRTQRQLLEHGRKAKMKSLPFERKHYASRYDERQCRSSPDLLTDVSKQVEELRLAYGSRSSYHANGVHASEPMLDSCRRSSTMEVTFAAELERSKPEASPAFLPHSKSSSAFPLVYAELELERAWEPADLFGARNPLTSFRPHHQFAGNSKSTSVGNMREVSSRPLVYTDVPCPAPMAAPAPQVLFYLDRPPQPPCQAPAPVEDAAEPVGGCGPMTAKPPRQSPSGTQAGEFHRQAACVAVDTSTAPAEESRSLAHSFNYGLQEQPPKRSWSQSDMKTIRFPYGSEFRPLGPCPALSSRKAGVFWHVPAQQALAPGLRRSAERYVGSSTESSDSDSDLLATDYCSMYGRALRSPMARVRVSSGSLQLDEEDEEVAFATRAAEERTSRGASRYFT encoded by the exons ATGCTGCACCTCAAAGTCCAGTTTCTGGATGACTCCCAGAAGATCTTTGTAGTTGAT CAAAAATCCTGCGGGAAAGGGCTGTTCAACCTCACCTGCAGCCACCTCAGCCTTGCGGAGAAGGAGTACTTCGGGCTGGAGTTTCGCAGCCAGGCTGGGAACCAC GTCTGGTTGGAACCACTAAAACCCATAACAAAGCAAGTCAAAA TGGACCCCGGCCATCTGAGAGAAGAGCTGACCAG GTACCTCTTCACCCTCCAGATCAAGAAGGACCTGGCAGCGGGGCGGCTGCCCTGCAGCGACAAGAGCGCGGCGCTGCTCGTCTCCCACCTGCTGCAGT CCGAGCTGGGCGACTTCCATGAGGAGACAGACCAGCAGCACCTGGCCACCCACAGGTACCTGCCCAACCAGGAGTACCTGGACAACAAGATCATGCACTACCACCGGAGACACGG GGGGAAGACGCCGGCCGAGTCAGATGCCCAGCTGCTGGACGTGGCCAGGAAACTGGAGATGTACGGGATTCACCCGCACCCCGCCAGTGATGGCGAGGGGATGCAGATCAACCTGGCCGTGACGCACATGGGGGTGCTGGTCCTGCGG GGCAACACAAAGATCAACACGTTCAACTGGTCCAAAATTCGCAAACTGAGTTTCAAGAGGAAGCATTTTCTCATCAAGCTCCATGCCCACGTCTCT GCGCTGTGCAAGGACACGCTGGAGTTCACTATGGCGAGCCGGGACGCCTGCAAGGCTTTCTGGAAGACGTGCGTGGAGTACCATGCCTTCTTCAGGCTGTCTGAAGAGCCCAAGTCAAAGCCCAAAGCCCTTCTGTGCAGTAAGGGCTCCAGTTTCCGATACAG TGGGAGGAcgcagaggcagctgctggagcatgGGAGGAAGGCGAAGATGAAGAGCCTGCCCTTCGAGAG GAAACACTACGCGTCCCGTTACGACGAGAGGCAGTGCCGCTCCTCCCCAGACCTCCTGACGGACGTCTCCAAGCAG GTGGAGGAGCTGCGCCTCGCCTACGGCAGCCGGAGCTCCTACCATGCCAACGGGGTGCACGCCTCTGAGCCCATGCTGGACAGCTGCCGCCGGAGCTCCACCATGGAGGTGACGTTTGCCGCTGAGCTGGAGCGCTCCAAGCCCGAAGCATCCCCTGCCTTCCTGCCCCACTCCAAAAGCTCGTCCGCCTTCCCCTTGGTCTATGccgagctggagctggagcgggCATGGGAGCCTGCCGACCTCTTTGGTGCCAGGAACCCCTTGACATCCTTTCGGCCCCACCACCAGTTTGCTGGGAACAGTAAAAGCACCTCAGTGGGCAACATGCGGGAGGTGAGCTCCCGGCCGCTGGTGTACACAGATGTGCCATGCCCCGCACCCATGGCCGCCCCGGCCCCACAGGTCCTCTTCTACCTGGAcaggcccccgcagcccccgtgcCAAGCACCAGCACCCGTCGAGGATGCAGCAGAACCAGTCGGTGGATGTGGCCCCATGACAGCAAAACCCCCCAGGCAGAGCCCGAGTGGGACGCAGGCTGGGGAGTTTCATCGTCAGGCTGCGTGCGTGGCAGTGGACACGAGCACGGCCCCGGCAGAGGAGAGCAGGTCGCTGGCTCACTCCTTCAACTACGGCCTTCAGGAGCAGCCTCCCAAGCGGTCTTGGAGCCAGTCGGACATGAAAACCATCCGCTTCCCCTATGGCTCCGAGTTCAGGCCCCTGGGACCGTGCCCTGCACTGAGCAGCCGGAAAGCAGGCGTCTTCTGGCACGTGCCAGCCCAGCAAGCGCtggcgccggggctgcggcgcTCGGCCGAGCGCTACGTGGGCAGCAGCACTGAGTCCAGCGACTCCGACTCTGACCTCCTGGCCACCGACTACTGCTCCATGTACGGCCGGGCGCTGCGGTCGCCCATGGCCAGGGTGCGGGTGTCCTCCGGCAGCCTCCAGCtggatgaggaggatgaggaggtggCCTTCGCCACCAGGGCTGCTGAAGAGAGGACTTCCAGGGGGGCCTCCAGGTATTTCACCTAG